From Acidicapsa acidisoli, the proteins below share one genomic window:
- a CDS encoding DJ-1/PfpI family protein codes for MSVPLFVSERSKPKITTQRLSVGCLIYEQMDQMDLTGPFEVLSRMPDTSILIIGKEIAPVRDVQGFRLSPDARIAEAELFDVLVVPGGYRQQALMRDQEVPALIREHERKEKLVFSVCTGVLLCGAAGGLV; via the coding sequence ATGAGCGTTCCTCTGTTTGTAAGCGAGAGATCGAAGCCAAAGATCACAACACAACGGCTCTCTGTGGGCTGCCTGATCTACGAGCAAATGGATCAGATGGACCTAACAGGGCCGTTTGAAGTTCTCTCACGCATGCCGGATACATCGATCCTAATCATTGGCAAAGAGATTGCGCCGGTCCGTGACGTGCAGGGATTTCGACTTTCGCCGGACGCGAGGATAGCAGAAGCAGAGCTCTTCGATGTTCTGGTGGTGCCCGGCGGTTATAGGCAGCAAGCGCTGATGCGCGATCAAGAAGTGCCTGCTCTCATCCGCGAGCATGAACGGAAGGAAAAGCTTGTCTTTTCTGTCTGTACCGGGGTTCTGCTATGTGGCGCCGCCGGCGGGCTCGTGTGA